From Pseudoalteromonas viridis, the proteins below share one genomic window:
- the fabD gene encoding ACP S-malonyltransferase yields the protein MSQKIALLFPGQGSQSVGMLAELLETSQVVQDTFAEASAALGYDLAKLVLDGPESELNETHRTQPALLTASVAIFRQWQTEQSDAELVLAGHSLGEYSALVCAGVLDLATAVKLVEKRGLYMQQAVPAGTGSMAAIIGLDDESITKICEEQAEQQVVAPVNYNSPGQVVIAGHKEAVERASAACKEAGAKRALPLAVSVPSHCALMKPAAQQLAADLAEIEFAAPVFPVINNVDVAQQQSSDAIKDALVRQLYSPVRWTETVQQLAKEGITQAYEFGPGKVITGLVKRIDKSIACSAVNDTAAITSAK from the coding sequence ATGTCACAAAAGATTGCTTTACTATTTCCAGGCCAGGGCTCTCAGAGCGTTGGCATGTTGGCGGAATTATTAGAAACTTCTCAAGTTGTTCAGGATACCTTTGCAGAGGCCTCTGCAGCACTGGGTTATGACCTGGCAAAACTCGTTTTAGACGGTCCTGAAAGCGAATTGAATGAAACCCACCGCACACAGCCTGCATTGTTGACCGCCAGTGTGGCGATTTTCCGACAGTGGCAAACTGAACAGTCAGACGCCGAACTGGTATTGGCTGGTCACAGCCTGGGCGAATATTCAGCTTTGGTATGCGCAGGCGTACTTGACCTGGCTACGGCTGTAAAGCTGGTTGAGAAACGTGGATTATATATGCAACAGGCAGTACCTGCGGGTACAGGTTCAATGGCCGCAATCATAGGTCTGGATGATGAATCCATCACAAAGATCTGTGAAGAGCAGGCTGAACAGCAAGTGGTTGCACCGGTAAACTACAATTCACCGGGCCAGGTGGTCATTGCTGGCCACAAAGAAGCGGTTGAGCGCGCTTCTGCTGCGTGTAAAGAAGCGGGTGCCAAGCGTGCCTTACCTTTGGCCGTTAGCGTACCTTCTCACTGTGCACTGATGAAGCCGGCTGCACAGCAACTGGCTGCAGACTTGGCTGAAATTGAATTCGCAGCGCCTGTATTCCCTGTTATCAATAATGTTGATGTTGCACAGCAGCAAAGTAGTGATGCAATTAAAGATGCCCTCGTTCGTCAGCTATATAGCCCTGTGCGTTGGACTGAAACGGTACAGCAATTAGCAAAAGAGGGGATCACTCAGGCATACGAATTTGGTCCGGGTAAAGTTATCACCGGCCTGGTGAAGCGAATTGATAAATCTATAGCGTGTAGC
- the rluC gene encoding 23S rRNA pseudouridine(955/2504/2580) synthase RluC, producing the protein MSEKTGLKVSFVTITEDQLGQRIDNFLLTHLKGVPKSAIYKILRKGEVRVNKKRVKPVYKLQLNDEVRIPPVKVAEKSEFVPKNLDKVAGLEDAILYEDKYLIVMNKPSGMAVHGGSGLSYGLIEAIRALRPEERNLELVHRLDRDTSGCLLISKRRAILKGLHEQLREKTMEKNYWALVCGEWSAKHKNVTEPLRKNTLQSGERVVRVDHEEGKASHTRFRVLERFEGATLVQASPVTGRTHQIRVHTQCKGHPIACDDKYGDQVFDSKMRQLGLGRLFLHARELRFIHPKHETTLHVEAPLDKALEHCLTTLRGTHGI; encoded by the coding sequence ATGTCAGAAAAAACCGGCTTAAAGGTAAGTTTTGTAACCATAACGGAAGACCAACTCGGTCAGCGCATAGATAACTTTTTGCTTACCCACCTTAAAGGGGTGCCAAAGAGTGCAATCTACAAAATTCTTCGCAAAGGGGAGGTCAGGGTTAACAAAAAACGGGTTAAGCCAGTTTATAAACTACAACTGAACGACGAAGTGCGTATTCCGCCAGTCAAAGTGGCAGAAAAGTCGGAGTTTGTACCTAAAAATCTGGACAAAGTAGCCGGACTTGAAGATGCTATCTTGTATGAAGATAAGTATCTTATTGTCATGAATAAGCCATCCGGAATGGCGGTGCACGGCGGCAGCGGCCTGAGCTATGGACTGATTGAAGCAATTCGTGCATTGCGCCCGGAAGAAAGAAATCTGGAGCTAGTACACCGTCTAGATCGCGATACTTCTGGCTGTTTATTGATCTCAAAACGTCGTGCGATTCTCAAAGGGCTGCACGAACAGCTCAGAGAAAAAACCATGGAAAAGAATTACTGGGCACTGGTATGCGGTGAGTGGTCTGCAAAGCATAAAAATGTCACTGAGCCGCTGCGCAAAAACACCCTGCAATCCGGCGAGCGGGTGGTGCGAGTTGATCACGAAGAAGGCAAGGCCTCACATACGCGCTTTCGGGTACTGGAGCGCTTTGAGGGGGCGACCTTAGTGCAGGCATCGCCAGTGACGGGACGCACCCACCAGATCCGCGTGCATACGCAATGCAAAGGTCACCCTATAGCGTGTGATGATAAATATGGCGATCAGGTGTTCGACAGCAAAATGCGCCAGCTCGGGCTGGGCCGCTTGTTCTTGCATGCCCGGGAGCTTAGGTTTATTCACCCTAAACACGAGACCACCTTACATGTTGAAGCGCCACTGGATAAAGCACTGGAGCACTGCCTGACAACATTAAGAGGTACCCATGGCATATAA
- the yceD gene encoding 23S rRNA accumulation protein YceD: MQKVKIPITIDPCKAAQRRASYDGVIALEELSRLQQVVQDQVGEIAVTIRCETDQQGLVVVRGNVQAKVTVLCQRCNDELGLDLEQDFAYSPVGFGAESEELPECYDVVELDEEGEINLRQIVEDELILAIPIVPKHTEASCSFSDKPVSFGDIEEQESKPNPFEILKQLKKDS; this comes from the coding sequence ATGCAAAAGGTGAAAATTCCCATCACCATTGATCCTTGCAAAGCGGCACAGCGCCGGGCCAGTTATGACGGTGTTATTGCGCTTGAAGAACTTTCTCGTTTGCAGCAAGTTGTGCAAGATCAAGTAGGTGAAATAGCGGTAACTATTCGTTGCGAAACAGACCAGCAAGGTTTGGTTGTGGTACGTGGAAACGTACAAGCCAAAGTCACCGTGTTGTGTCAGCGTTGTAACGATGAATTAGGGTTGGATTTGGAACAAGACTTTGCGTATTCGCCAGTCGGATTCGGTGCAGAGTCGGAAGAACTCCCTGAGTGCTATGATGTTGTGGAGTTGGATGAAGAAGGTGAGATTAATCTGCGGCAAATTGTCGAAGATGAGTTGATACTGGCGATCCCCATCGTTCCTAAGCATACAGAAGCATCCTGTTCATTTTCTGATAAGCCAGTTAGCTTTGGTGATATAGAAGAACAAGAGAGCAAACCAAATCCATTTGAAATTTTAAAACAACTTAAGAAAGATTCTTAG
- the rpmF gene encoding 50S ribosomal protein L32 — translation MAVQKSKVSRSRRGMRRSHDAINGPTLTVDQVSGETHRRHHVTADGYYKGEKVISK, via the coding sequence ATGGCGGTACAAAAAAGTAAGGTGTCACGTTCACGTCGTGGCATGCGTCGTTCACACGATGCTATTAACGGTCCTACACTAACTGTAGATCAAGTTTCTGGTGAGACTCACCGTCGTCACCACGTAACTGCTGACGGTTACTACAAAGGCGAAAAAGTAATTTCTAAGTAA
- a CDS encoding HAD-IA family hydrolase, producing MAYKLVIFDWDGTVMDTVPKIVNTLHKVTACHGLEPISNEAAKSIIGLSLEKAMATLFPEQQDKAADLALTYKRLYKEDTTPITVFEGVEALLAELKAQGILLAVATGKSRAGLDNLLAHSGLSDYFCVTKTADDAKSKPDPDMLLQILNELDVPAKEAIMVGDTGIDMALASNARVPAIAVTLGAASEAQLKAYAPLALCHSYTQLSDFLLSEHVDAEFVQ from the coding sequence ATGGCATATAAGCTGGTCATTTTCGATTGGGATGGTACGGTAATGGATACTGTGCCAAAAATTGTCAATACCCTTCATAAGGTCACGGCATGTCATGGGCTTGAACCCATTTCAAATGAGGCTGCCAAGTCAATCATAGGTTTGTCGTTAGAGAAGGCCATGGCAACTTTGTTCCCAGAGCAACAAGATAAGGCGGCTGATTTAGCATTGACGTATAAACGTCTATATAAAGAAGACACAACCCCCATAACCGTGTTTGAGGGAGTTGAAGCACTGCTGGCCGAACTGAAAGCGCAGGGCATTTTACTTGCTGTTGCAACAGGTAAAAGCCGTGCTGGCCTGGATAATTTGCTGGCACACAGTGGTTTGAGTGATTACTTTTGTGTCACTAAAACGGCGGATGACGCAAAGTCAAAACCCGATCCGGATATGCTGCTGCAGATCTTAAATGAGCTGGACGTGCCTGCTAAAGAGGCCATTATGGTAGGTGATACGGGAATTGATATGGCACTGGCCAGCAATGCCCGTGTACCTGCTATTGCTGTAACCCTTGGTGCTGCCAGCGAAGCGCAGCTCAAGGCTTACGCACCACTGGCCTTGTGTCATAGTTATACTCAGTTGAGTGACTTCCTATTGTCCGAGCACGTCGACGCCGAATTCGTCCAATGA
- the plsX gene encoding phosphate acyltransferase PlsX: protein MHADLTIALDMMGGDYGPRSSIPAALAAVEKYPRLILLLCGNRTVLENALEKANALSHPRLIVKHCDEVVTNTCDPAQALRNKRKSSMRVALDLVKSGQAQACVSSGNTGALLSMAHYVLKMLPGIKRPALITSVPTEKKQPVYLLDLGANIQCDPETLLQFAIMGSIVAGAALKLDRPKVHLLNIGLEDIKGHDGIKQAAKLMQDCSAINYQGYCEGSDIFSGKSDVIVCEGFVGNVALKTCEGIAKLIMFKFTKALKKHLFYRCLAFLLRPVIKKLYKRVNPDQYNGASLVGLRGIVVKSHGNASKKAFLAAIEEAAREVDRRIPDKIQAAFEEMAPIEETSARS from the coding sequence ATGCACGCTGATCTAACCATAGCGTTAGATATGATGGGGGGCGATTACGGCCCCCGTTCATCAATACCTGCCGCGCTCGCTGCAGTCGAAAAATATCCCCGCTTAATTCTGTTGCTTTGTGGCAATCGAACCGTTCTTGAAAATGCGCTCGAAAAAGCCAACGCCCTTTCACACCCGCGTTTAATCGTTAAGCACTGTGATGAAGTCGTCACAAACACCTGTGATCCTGCTCAGGCACTGCGCAACAAACGAAAATCCTCAATGCGAGTGGCACTGGACTTGGTTAAATCCGGTCAGGCACAAGCGTGTGTCAGCTCCGGTAATACTGGCGCACTATTGAGTATGGCGCACTACGTTCTGAAAATGCTGCCCGGTATCAAAAGGCCCGCTTTAATCACCTCTGTGCCCACAGAAAAAAAACAGCCCGTCTATTTGCTGGACCTCGGTGCTAACATACAGTGCGACCCCGAAACCCTATTGCAGTTTGCCATTATGGGTTCAATCGTTGCAGGCGCCGCGCTGAAACTGGACAGACCCAAAGTCCACCTGCTTAACATTGGACTTGAAGATATCAAAGGGCACGACGGGATCAAACAGGCTGCCAAATTAATGCAGGACTGCTCTGCCATCAATTATCAGGGCTATTGCGAAGGGAGTGATATATTTTCAGGCAAGTCAGACGTCATTGTGTGTGAGGGCTTTGTTGGCAATGTTGCATTGAAAACCTGTGAAGGAATTGCCAAACTTATCATGTTTAAGTTTACAAAAGCGTTGAAAAAGCACCTTTTTTACCGCTGCCTGGCGTTTTTACTCAGGCCCGTCATAAAAAAACTGTATAAACGTGTGAACCCCGACCAGTATAATGGCGCAAGTCTGGTAGGATTGCGCGGTATTGTAGTGAAAAGTCACGGAAATGCGTCGAAGAAGGCTTTTTTGGCTGCGATTGAAGAAGCGGCCAGAGAAGTAGATAGACGTATTCCAGATAAGATCCAGGCGGCCTTTGAAGAAATGGCGCCGATTGAAGAGACATCTGCCAGATCCTAG
- a CDS encoding Maf family protein, whose translation MKSPLILASSSPFRQQILAKLCLPFDSFSPDIDESGLPQEAPAELVARLSESKARVAHQYYSSGLVIGSDQVALFNDQILGKPHTVENAHAQLKQFSGQVVTFLTGLCVYELETQRAVTKVVPFKVHFRQLTDTQIAQYVAKEQPLNCAGSFKSEGLGICLFDKLEGDDPNTLIGLPLIELTKSLDEFGVDVLGQ comes from the coding sequence ATGAAATCACCACTTATATTAGCCTCCAGCTCGCCATTTAGGCAGCAAATTTTAGCAAAATTGTGCCTGCCATTTGACAGCTTTTCTCCCGACATTGATGAGTCAGGTTTGCCTCAAGAAGCGCCTGCCGAGCTGGTTGCCAGGTTAAGTGAAAGCAAAGCGCGTGTCGCGCACCAATATTATAGCAGTGGATTAGTCATTGGCTCAGATCAGGTCGCTTTATTTAACGATCAGATCCTTGGTAAACCTCACACAGTGGAAAATGCCCATGCGCAGCTCAAACAATTCAGCGGCCAGGTGGTTACTTTTCTCACCGGATTATGCGTCTATGAGCTTGAGACTCAGCGGGCAGTGACTAAGGTTGTGCCATTTAAAGTGCATTTTCGTCAGTTAACCGACACGCAGATTGCACAGTATGTCGCGAAAGAGCAGCCACTCAACTGTGCAGGGAGCTTTAAAAGTGAAGGGCTGGGTATTTGTCTGTTCGACAAACTAGAGGGAGACGATCCCAATACATTAATTGGACTCCCCCTAATTGAACTGACTAAATCATTGGACGAATTCGGCGTCGACGTGCTCGGACAATAG